In the genome of Oncorhynchus clarkii lewisi isolate Uvic-CL-2024 chromosome 4, UVic_Ocla_1.0, whole genome shotgun sequence, one region contains:
- the LOC139407494 gene encoding LOW QUALITY PROTEIN: coiled-coil domain-containing protein 34 (The sequence of the model RefSeq protein was modified relative to this genomic sequence to represent the inferred CDS: deleted 2 bases in 1 codon; substituted 5 bases at 5 genomic stop codons), protein HDVAVVTAQRLHGASRSALVIGAKMSSFPASAFKSLSXTPLKMYQDSGRELHRSKSVDSDSTRDATYPLLSPIYHHDSYESDEDLSAAHHAHQIDTSATQSKNTRLLSPIRYDPPQKPPERTAVTEAEDPEASLSAXERWLVNKAKEEQKECRGGRLMKERNEEQEREQXLKKVVXEEIQEWLQMKSPLLHPEKQLKESKEQKEMQGEIEKKAEEKYREWXQRKNLEKIQRESLPCASVG, encoded by the exons GGGCGAAGATGTCAAGCTTCCCTGCCTCCGCTTTCAAAAGTTTAAGCTGAACTCCTCTGAAGATGTACCAGGACAGTGGCAGGGAACTGCACCGATCCAAAAGTGTGGACTCTGACTCGACACGCGACGCCACCTACCCTCTGCTCTCCCCCATTTACCACCACGACAGCTATGAGAGTGATGAGGACCTGTCTGCAGCTCACCACGCCCATCAGATAGACACCTCAGCCACACAGAGTAAAAACACCAGACTCCTCTCACCCATTAGAT atGATCCACCACAGAAGCCCCCAGAGAGGACAGCAGTGACCGAGGCGGAGGATCCagaggca tctctctctgcatgagaGAGGTGGCTGGTCAACAAAGCCAAAGAGGAGCAAAAAGAATGCAGAGGAGGT CGCCTAAtgaaggagaggaatgaggaaCAGGAGAGGGAGCAGTAGTTGAAGAAGGTGGTGTAGGAGGAGATTCAGGAGTGGCTGCAGATGAAGAGCCCCCTTCTTCACCCA GAGAAACAGCTGAAGGAGAGCAAGGAGCAGAAGGAGATGCAGGGGGAGATTGAAAAGAAAGCAGAGGAGAAGTACAGAGAGTGGTGACAGAGGAAGAACCTGGAGAAAATACAGAGAGAAT CTTTGCCATGTGCTTCTGTGGGCTGA
- the LOC139406422 gene encoding ras-related protein Rab-19 isoform X2 has translation MIVLVGDSDVGKTCVVQRFKSGVFMEKQQNTIGVDFTVRTMLINGRNVKLQVWDTAGQERFRSITQSYYRSAHGAIVAYDITRRPTFDSLTHWIQEVEQDGAASVVLILIGNKSDRQAERQVLFEDACTLAEGRGALAALETSAKEAQNVEAAFMLMARELMVRNGLALTDQHSKASPHFFPNSHPIHGADPTNRESCC, from the exons ATG ATTGTCCTGGTGGGAGACTCAGACGTGGGGAAGACCTGTGTGGTCCAGAGATTTAAGTCTGGTGTCTTCATGGAGAAACAGCAGAACACTATCGGGGTGGATTTCACCGTCAGAACCATGCTCATCAATGGCAGGAATGTCAAG CTGCAGGTGTGGGACACAGCTGGACAGGAACGTTTCCGCTCAATCACCCAGAGTTATTACCGCAGCGCCCACGGCGCCATAGTGGCCTACGATATCACACGCCGGCCAACCTTTGACTCTTTGACACACTGGATCCAGGAAGTGGAACAAGACGGGGCTGCAAGCGTTGTGCTCATCCTCATTG GGAACAAGTCAGACCGGCAGGCGGAGAGACAGGTGCTGTTTGAGGATGCCTGTACCCTGGCTGAGGGGCGGGGTGCGCTGGCCGCCCTGGAGACCTCTGCGAAGGAGGCCCAGAATGTGGAAGCAGCCTTCATGCTCATGGCCCGGGAGCTGATGGTGAGGAACGGCCTCGCACTCACAGACCAACACTCAAAGGCCTCCCCACACTTCTTCCCAAACTCCCATCCAATCCATGGCGCCGATCCTACAAACAGGGAGTCATGTTGTTGA
- the LOC139406422 gene encoding ras-related protein Rab-19 isoform X1 — protein sequence MQSSVAEQDDSFDFLFKIVLVGDSDVGKTCVVQRFKSGVFMEKQQNTIGVDFTVRTMLINGRNVKLQVWDTAGQERFRSITQSYYRSAHGAIVAYDITRRPTFDSLTHWIQEVEQDGAASVVLILIGNKSDRQAERQVLFEDACTLAEGRGALAALETSAKEAQNVEAAFMLMARELMVRNGLALTDQHSKASPHFFPNSHPIHGADPTNRESCC from the exons ATGCAGTCCTCTGTGGCAGAGCAGGACGACTCCTTTGACTTCCTTTTTAAGATTGTCCTGGTGGGAGACTCAGACGTGGGGAAGACCTGTGTGGTCCAGAGATTTAAGTCTGGTGTCTTCATGGAGAAACAGCAGAACACTATCGGGGTGGATTTCACCGTCAGAACCATGCTCATCAATGGCAGGAATGTCAAG CTGCAGGTGTGGGACACAGCTGGACAGGAACGTTTCCGCTCAATCACCCAGAGTTATTACCGCAGCGCCCACGGCGCCATAGTGGCCTACGATATCACACGCCGGCCAACCTTTGACTCTTTGACACACTGGATCCAGGAAGTGGAACAAGACGGGGCTGCAAGCGTTGTGCTCATCCTCATTG GGAACAAGTCAGACCGGCAGGCGGAGAGACAGGTGCTGTTTGAGGATGCCTGTACCCTGGCTGAGGGGCGGGGTGCGCTGGCCGCCCTGGAGACCTCTGCGAAGGAGGCCCAGAATGTGGAAGCAGCCTTCATGCTCATGGCCCGGGAGCTGATGGTGAGGAACGGCCTCGCACTCACAGACCAACACTCAAAGGCCTCCCCACACTTCTTCCCAAACTCCCATCCAATCCATGGCGCCGATCCTACAAACAGGGAGTCATGTTGTTGA
- the LOC139406421 gene encoding haloacid dehalogenase-like hydrolase domain-containing 5 has translation MAELLQRCNVLKFGWRLLKSSHAGAGKQLYISSQSSSNGHNLFGLLFDIDGVLVRGRTPIPAAKQIFRSLVDRKGKYKVPVVFVTNAGNSMRQTKAEQLSHLLEVEVSPDQVMLSHSPLRMFSQYHNMCVLVSGQGPVLEVAHNLGFQNVVTIDMLRDAYPLQDMVDHNRRPKDMVPPSKELPPIEAIILFGEPVRWETNLQLIMDVLLTNGKPGNALTTLQYPHIPVLACNMDLMWVAEAKNPRFGHGMFLVCLESLYKKVTGCELKYEALIGKPSVVTYNYAELLIRQQAESLGWTEPVERLYAIGDNPMADIYGANLYNRYLQSCHRTRALMQLGGGEPQSQPLEDPHEMTCAEMGGVTGVYGGEEPLPVGCSSILVCTGVYSRDQQELPPDPRHTVTEHRIFHGHRDFRFDPNLTQPSFMVQDVKEAVELVFQQEGWPLE, from the exons ATGGCAGAGTTACTGCAAAGATGTAACGTTTTGAAATTTGGTTGGCGACTCCTGAAGTCAAGTCACGCAGGAGCAGGCAAACAACTGTATATCTCATCACAGAGTTCCAGCAAT GGCCACAACTTGTTCGGGCTTCTCTTCGACATCGATGGGGTGCTAGTGCGGGGCCGCACACCCATCCCTGCAGCCAAACAGATCTTTAGGAGCTTGGTGGACAGGAAGGGGAAGTACAAAGTGCCTGTGGTGTTTGTGACCAACGCAGGGAACTCTATGAGGCAGACCAAAGCTGAACAACTGTCGCACCTGCTGGAAGTGGAG GTGTCTCCAGACCAGGTGATGCTGTCCCACAGTCCTTTGCGTATGTTCAGTCAGTATCACAACATGTGTGTGCTGGTGTCAGGACAGGGCCCAGTGCTGGAGGTGGCTCACAA TCTGGGATTTCAGAATGTTGTGACCATAGACATGCTGAGGGATGCATATCCGCTTCAGGACATGGTGGATCACAACAGAAGACCCAAAGACATG GTTCCACCAAGTAAAGAGTTACCCCCGATAGAAG CCATCATTCTGTTTGGTGAGCCAGTCAGATGGGAGACCAACCTCCAGCTAATAATGGATGTGCTCTTAACCAATGGGAAGCCTGGGAATGCCCTGACAACACTGCAGTACCCTCACATTCCAGTGCTGGCCTGTAACATGGACCTGATGTGGGTGGCTGAGGCCAAGAACCCCAG GTTTGGTCACGGCATGTTTCTGGTGTGTCTGGAGAGTCTGTATAAGAAGGTGACTGGCTGTGAGCTGAAGTATGAAGCTCTGATTGGAAAGCCCAGTGTGGTGACCTATAACTATGCTGAGCTGCTCATCAGACAGCAGGCTGAGAGTCTGGGCTGGACTGAACCTGTGGAGAGACTCTACGCCATTGG tgacaacCCCATGGCAGACATCTACGGTGCCAACCTCTACAACCGCTACCTACAGTCCTGCCACCGCACCCGAGCCCTGATGCAGCTCGGAGGGGGGGAGCCTCAGAGCCAACCCCTGGAGGACCCCCACGAAATGACCTGTGCTGAGATGGGAGGAGTTACAGGGGTGTACGGGGGCGAGGAGCCCCTCCCTGTGGGGTGCAGCTCCATCCTGGTGTGTACGGGGGTGTATAGCCGGGACCAGCAGGAACTGCCCCCTGACCCCAGGCATACTGTTACAGAGCATCGGATCTTCCACGGTCACAGGGACTTCCGCTTTGACCCCAACCTGACCCAGCCATCCTTCATGGTGCAGGATGTGAAGGAGGCTGTGGAGCTGGTGTTCCAGCAGGAGGGATGGCCTCTGGAGTAG